One genomic window of Mustela erminea isolate mMusErm1 chromosome 13, mMusErm1.Pri, whole genome shotgun sequence includes the following:
- the ZNF397 gene encoding zinc finger protein 397 gives MAVESRTISTLVPQSPQDQELILVKVEESLSWGQKCKQGGSTRSCQELFRQQFRKFCYQETPGPREALGRLQELCYQWLMPELHTKEQILELLVLEQFLSILPEELQIWVQQHSPKSGEEAVTLLEDLEREFDDAGQQQGPAVPWKDLTGLGTSQELTNIQLQPLKTQLKPWEPCLSPKSDRENHESVTKKDISGEKSQGRPQEPSSGGVSEHDSNLEWQQESPTGEKLRRFPTQGGSFSQVIFTHKSLGKRDHPEPQSSLILSTNSITYQKVPTEERPYRCDVCGHSFKQHSSLTQHQRIHTGEKPYKCNQCGKAFSLRSYLIIHQRIHSGEKAYECSECGKAFNQSSALIRHRKIHTGEKACKCNECGKAFSQSSYLIIHQRIHTGEKPYECNECGKTFSQSSKLIRHQRIHTGERPYECNECGKAFRQSSELITHQRIHSGEKPYECSECGKAFSLSSNLIRHQRIHSGEEPYQCNECGKTFKRSSALVQHQRIHSGDEAYICNECGKAFRHRSVLLRHQRVHTVK, from the exons ATGGCTGTGGAATCCAGAACAATTTCAACCTTGGTACCTCAGAGTCCTCAGGATCAAGAACTAATACTAGTGAAAGTAGAAGAAAGCCTTTCCTGGGGTCAGAAATGTAAGCAAGGTGGGAGCACCAGATCCTGCCAAGAATTGTTCCGCCAACAATTCAGAAAGTTTTGCTACCAGGAGACACCTGGACCCCGGGAAGCTCTGGGCCGACTCCAGGAGCTTTGCTATCAGTGGCTCATGCCAGAGTTGCACACCAAGGAGCAGATCCTGGAGCTGCTGGTGCTGGAGCAGTTTCTGAGCATCCTGCCTGAGGAGCTGCAGATCTGGGTTCAGCAACATAGTCCAAAAAGCGGCGAGGAAGCTGTGACCCTGTTGGAGGATTTGGAGAGGGAATTTGATGATGCAGGGCAGCAGCAG gGACCAGCGGTGCCATGGAAGGATTTGACAGGTCTTGGAACATCCCAGGAGTTAACAAACATCCAACTCCAGCCTTTAAAGACACAGCTGAAACCCTGGGAACCTTGCCTTTCCCCCAAAAGTG ATCGTGAGAACCACGAATCTGTGACCAAGAAGGACATTtcaggagaaaaatcacaaggaCGTCCCCAGGAGCCTTCATCTGGAGGAGTTAGTGAACATGACAGTAATTTAGAGTGGCAACAAGAAAGTCCTACAGGGGAGAAATTAAGAAGATTCCCTACCCAAGGGGGCAGTTTTAGTCAAGTAATCTTCACACATAAATCTCTGGGAAAGAGAGACCATCCTGAGCCTCAAAGCAGCTTGATTCTAAGTACAAACTCTATAACTTACCAGAAAGTTCCTACAGAAGAGAGACCTTATAGATGTGATGTATGTGGGCACAGCTTCAAACAGCATTCCTCTCTAACACAACATCAGAGAATCCATACTGGAGAAAAGCCTTATAAGTGTAACCAGTGTGGGAAGGCTTTTAGTCTGAGGTCATACCTTATCATTCACCAGAGAATTCACAGTGGTGAGAAAGCATATGAATGTAgcgagtgtgggaaagccttcaacCAGAGCTCAGCCCTCATTAGACATCGTAAAATTCATACTGGGGAGAAAGCTTgtaaatgtaatgaatgtggcaAAGCGTTCAGTCAAAGTTCCTATCTCATTATACATCAAAGAATTCACACTGGCGAGAAACCCTATGAGTGTAACGAGTGTGGGAAAACCTTTAGCCAAAGCTCAAAGCTTATTAGACACCAGCGAATTCATACGGGAGAGAGACCTTAcgaatgtaatgaatgtggaaaagctttcaggcaGAGTTCAGAGCTGATAACCCATCAGAGGATCCATagtggagagaaaccctatgaatgtagtgagtgtggaaaagctttcagtttgaGCTCAAACCTCATCagacatcagagaattcatagcGGAGAGGAACCCTATCAGTGTAATGAATGTGGCAAAACCTTCAAAAGGAGCTCCGCCCTTGTTCAGCATCAGAGAATCCATTCTGGGGATGAAGCTTACatatgtaatgaatgtgggaaggcTTTCAGGCACAGATCAGTCCTCCTGCGCCATCAGAGGGTGCACACTGTCAAGTAA